One Halomonas sp. M4R1S46 genomic window carries:
- a CDS encoding pilus assembly protein PilM, with translation MRFGASGKGLIGVDITSATVKLIELKRVGAGYQVESYAVRPLREGAVVERRIRDMGEVVDALKRAVDHARPSSTRASAAVPASAAITKTLTLPASLADDEIEARIQLDSDKHIPFPFSEVAFDFQRLGLNSRYGDQQDVLLVACRNQDVGQLTEALRQAGLTPAAVDVETFAMERAVTELGSRLPPAAGQEDCVALVDIGANMNAFHVLRNGRITYSRDTVFGGRALTEEIRDRYGLSLEEAGLAKKRGGLPEDYQHSVLDPFLDTLVQQVGRSLQLYYTAGRKHEVRRMILAGGTGVLPGLADRLAEESGMEVVIANPFRRMKVNPRIDVQTLAGDAPAMLTACGLAMRGRS, from the coding sequence ATGCGATTCGGGGCATCCGGTAAAGGGCTTATCGGGGTCGATATCACCTCGGCCACCGTCAAGCTCATCGAACTCAAGCGGGTCGGGGCCGGCTATCAGGTCGAGAGCTATGCCGTCCGCCCGTTGCGGGAAGGGGCCGTCGTCGAGCGGCGGATCCGCGACATGGGCGAGGTGGTCGATGCCCTCAAGCGTGCGGTGGATCATGCCCGGCCCTCCAGCACACGGGCGTCGGCGGCGGTGCCGGCCAGCGCCGCGATCACCAAGACCCTCACCTTACCCGCCTCCCTTGCCGATGACGAGATCGAGGCGCGGATCCAGCTCGATTCCGACAAGCATATCCCCTTTCCGTTCAGCGAGGTGGCCTTCGACTTCCAGCGCCTGGGGCTCAATTCCCGCTATGGCGACCAGCAGGACGTGCTGCTGGTCGCCTGTCGCAACCAGGACGTCGGTCAGCTGACCGAGGCGCTGCGCCAGGCCGGCCTGACGCCGGCCGCCGTGGACGTGGAAACCTTCGCCATGGAGCGGGCCGTGACCGAGCTGGGGTCACGGCTGCCGCCGGCGGCCGGCCAGGAGGACTGTGTGGCCCTGGTGGATATCGGCGCCAACATGAACGCCTTCCATGTGCTGCGCAACGGGCGCATCACCTACAGCCGGGACACCGTCTTCGGCGGCCGGGCCCTCACCGAGGAGATCCGCGACCGCTACGGCCTGAGCCTGGAAGAGGCCGGGCTGGCCAAGAAGCGCGGCGGCCTGCCGGAGGACTATCAGCACAGCGTCCTGGATCCCTTTCTCGATACCCTGGTGCAACAGGTCGGTCGCTCGCTGCAGCTCTACTATACCGCCGGGCGTAAGCACGAGGTGCGCCGCATGATCCTGGCCGGCGGGACCGGCGTGCTGCCTGGCCTGGCGGATCGCCTCGCCGAGGAGAGCGGCATGGAGGTGGTGATCGCCAACCCCTTCCGGCGCATGAAAGTGAATCCGCGGATCGATGTCCAGACCCTGGCCGGAGATGCCCCGGCCATGCTGACGGCCTGCGGCCTGGCGATGAGGGGGCGCTCATGA
- a CDS encoding PilN domain-containing protein encodes MTIEINLLPWREEQRQTRSKRFYMALLLVGLVGLGAGYGMTWHYEQELEAQRERHALIRERTVALDRDIRAVSEYEQQIATLKRRIEVFQRLQAERPQTVHVFNALAESLEPGVHYASLARQGDSLQLSGLAEDNRRVSDQLRALEASPVFDVPVLSEVESAEDNRRFNLSVNQHMPGAAVKEVAK; translated from the coding sequence ATGACCATCGAGATCAACCTGCTGCCCTGGCGCGAGGAACAGCGCCAGACCCGCAGCAAGCGATTCTACATGGCGCTGCTGCTGGTCGGCCTGGTAGGGCTGGGGGCCGGCTACGGCATGACCTGGCACTACGAGCAGGAGCTGGAGGCCCAGCGGGAACGCCATGCGCTGATCCGTGAGCGGACCGTCGCGCTGGATCGCGATATCCGGGCGGTCAGCGAGTACGAGCAGCAGATCGCCACCCTCAAGCGCCGCATCGAGGTCTTCCAGCGGCTCCAGGCCGAGCGGCCGCAGACCGTGCATGTCTTCAATGCGCTGGCCGAGAGCCTCGAGCCGGGGGTCCATTACGCGAGTCTCGCCCGCCAGGGCGATTCGCTGCAGCTCAGCGGCCTGGCGGAGGACAATCGGCGGGTCTCCGACCAGCTGCGCGCGCTCGAGGCCTCACCGGTCTTCGATGTGCCGGTGCTGTCCGAGGTGGAGTCCGCCGAGGACAACCGACGCTTCAACCTGAGCGTCAACCAGCACATGCCGGGGGCGGCGGTGAAGGAGGTGGCGAAATGA
- a CDS encoding type 4a pilus biogenesis protein PilO produces MNLSTEFRRLRDLDWGELDIKESGGWPFLLQLICCVLVLGLTFAGMYWYLAAPKAEELKQARQEEQQLLRDFRSKAAQAANLPALREQVEELDGRLATLVAMLPSGPEIPSLIDDISETAIDNQLTIDFIRLRSPVSQEFYVERPFDIRVRGDYHRIGSFIAGVADLPRIVTQHDFQLEPTDNNRLELSMLARTYSYQPPEASPEEEGSQ; encoded by the coding sequence ATGAACCTGTCCACGGAATTCCGGCGCCTGCGTGACCTCGACTGGGGCGAGCTGGACATCAAGGAGTCCGGCGGCTGGCCCTTCCTGCTGCAGCTGATCTGCTGCGTGCTGGTGCTGGGCCTGACCTTCGCCGGCATGTACTGGTACCTGGCGGCGCCCAAGGCCGAAGAGCTCAAGCAGGCGCGACAGGAGGAGCAGCAGCTGCTGCGGGATTTCCGCAGCAAGGCGGCCCAGGCGGCGAACCTGCCGGCCCTGCGCGAGCAGGTCGAGGAGCTGGATGGCCGCCTGGCGACCCTGGTGGCGATGCTGCCCAGCGGGCCGGAGATTCCGTCGCTGATCGACGACATCAGCGAGACGGCCATCGACAACCAACTGACCATCGACTTCATTCGACTGCGCAGCCCGGTGAGCCAGGAGTTCTATGTCGAGCGACCCTTCGACATCCGCGTGCGCGGCGACTACCACCGCATCGGCTCCTTCATCGCGGGTGTCGCGGATCTGCCACGCATCGTCACGCAGCACGACTTCCAGCTCGAGCCGACGGACAACAACCGGCTGGAGCTGTCGATGCTGGCCCGGACCTACAGCTATCAGCCGCCGGAGGCGTCGCCCGAGGAGGAGGGGTCGCAATGA
- a CDS encoding pilus assembly protein PilP, with translation MRNWLCMGGVLSLAVVLSACSDPDLTGLERELAKLRGDPGALTLEPLPPMPVYRSVDYRFADARSPFQARLPESRELPVADADLAPDTSRPRDPLEAYSLDDLALVGTLMVGGQPSALVRAPNGNVHRLRVGDHMGSDFGRIVGITQASVQLVEIVPTGRGGWIERSTLLTLDG, from the coding sequence ATGAGGAACTGGTTGTGCATGGGGGGCGTGCTGTCCCTGGCGGTCGTCCTGAGTGCCTGCAGCGATCCCGATCTCACCGGGCTCGAGCGGGAGCTCGCCAAGTTGCGTGGCGACCCGGGGGCGCTGACCCTCGAGCCGCTGCCGCCGATGCCGGTCTATCGTTCGGTGGACTATCGCTTCGCCGACGCCCGCAGTCCCTTCCAGGCACGCCTGCCCGAGAGCCGCGAGCTGCCGGTCGCGGATGCCGACCTGGCGCCGGACACCTCGCGTCCCCGGGATCCCCTCGAGGCCTACAGCCTCGACGACCTGGCCCTGGTGGGGACGCTGATGGTGGGCGGGCAGCCTTCCGCCCTGGTCAGGGCGCCGAACGGCAACGTGCATCGCCTGCGGGTCGGGGATCACATGGGCTCGGATTTCGGGCGCATCGTGGGGATCACCCAGGCCTCGGTGCAACTGGTGGAGATCGTGCCCACCGGCCGGGGGGGGTGGATCGAGCGCAGCACGCTGCTGACGCTGGATGGCTAG
- the pilQ gene encoding type IV pilus secretin PilQ: MTRALAALAMLAIPTAAMAASTLTNLDFRQGAGGALEVDLDFSGPVPEVRGYRLDDPPRLTIDLMETSSGLERRRQELGIGGVERVTALEAGSRTRLVFDLAGPLPYDTEQRGDRLRLSIGGGVAAAAPTSSASTASAPTRDAAGPSIQDIDFRRGDEGAGRLVVTFDRAGVDARVRESGRSNIVARLEGVSLPASLNQVYDVSDFGTPLRRITPRVGGDGVTLEIEGSGDFAMLSTQTGRQLTISAQPVTPAEREQQVREQFPYTGERITLNFQNIEVRSVLAIIADFTGLNLVASDSVTGRVTLNLEDVPWDQALDLVLKSHGLASRQEGNVIVVAPAAELAQLERQELEAQEQLETLAPLETEYIQVKYAKAGDLAALLRSDTGFGLLTERGRVAVDVRTNTLLVQDTAEQIDAIIQTLEQLDVAVRQVQIEARIVIARDSATRELGVNWGLSRPGGSRIDVDGAATNPGQTFFDPVADELVYRDRGGLAVDLAGDRNPASSFAFGYLSGDILLDLELRALESEGKSQTISQPRVITANQSTAVIKQGTEIPYQEAASSGATNIEFKEAVLSLEVTPQITPDNRIIMDLVINNDTVGELFGGVPSIDTNEITTQVLVDNGQTVVLGGILTTEQVRSLFKTPFLGDLPVLGNLFRHTENTNDKVELLVFITPRILDDNLAIR, translated from the coding sequence ATGACACGCGCGCTCGCGGCGCTGGCCATGCTGGCGATACCCACCGCCGCCATGGCCGCCTCCACGCTCACCAACCTCGATTTCCGTCAGGGAGCCGGCGGAGCCCTCGAGGTGGATCTCGACTTCAGCGGGCCGGTGCCCGAGGTGCGGGGCTACCGCCTCGACGATCCCCCCCGGCTGACCATCGACCTGATGGAGACGTCCAGCGGCCTGGAGCGTCGTCGCCAGGAGCTGGGGATCGGCGGCGTCGAACGGGTCACCGCCCTGGAGGCCGGCTCCCGGACCCGGCTGGTCTTCGATCTCGCCGGGCCGCTGCCCTACGACACCGAGCAGCGGGGCGATCGGTTGCGGCTGTCCATCGGCGGCGGGGTCGCCGCGGCGGCCCCGACGAGCTCTGCCTCCACGGCGTCCGCGCCCACCCGCGATGCGGCCGGGCCGAGCATCCAGGATATCGATTTCCGGCGCGGCGACGAGGGCGCCGGACGCCTGGTGGTCACCTTCGACCGCGCGGGCGTCGACGCCCGGGTCCGCGAGAGCGGCCGCTCCAATATCGTGGCCCGTCTGGAGGGCGTGAGCTTGCCGGCCTCCCTGAACCAGGTGTATGACGTCAGTGACTTCGGCACGCCCCTCAGGCGGATCACCCCCCGGGTCGGCGGCGACGGCGTGACCCTGGAGATCGAGGGCAGCGGCGACTTCGCCATGCTCTCCACCCAGACCGGGCGTCAGCTGACCATCTCGGCCCAGCCGGTCACCCCGGCGGAGCGCGAGCAGCAGGTGCGCGAGCAGTTCCCCTACACCGGCGAGCGCATCACCCTCAACTTCCAGAACATCGAGGTGCGCTCGGTGCTGGCGATCATCGCCGACTTCACCGGCCTCAATCTGGTGGCCAGCGACAGCGTCACCGGCCGCGTCACCCTCAACCTCGAGGATGTGCCCTGGGATCAGGCCCTCGACCTGGTGCTGAAGAGCCATGGCCTGGCCAGCCGCCAGGAAGGCAACGTCATCGTGGTGGCGCCGGCCGCGGAGCTGGCCCAGCTCGAGCGCCAGGAGCTGGAGGCCCAGGAACAGCTCGAGACCCTGGCGCCGCTCGAGACCGAGTACATCCAGGTCAAGTACGCCAAGGCCGGGGACCTGGCGGCGCTGCTGCGCAGCGACACCGGCTTCGGGCTGCTCACCGAGCGGGGACGGGTCGCGGTGGACGTGCGCACCAACACCCTGCTGGTGCAGGACACCGCCGAGCAGATCGATGCCATCATCCAGACCCTGGAGCAGCTGGACGTGGCGGTGCGCCAGGTGCAGATCGAGGCGCGGATCGTCATCGCCCGGGACAGCGCCACCCGAGAGCTGGGGGTGAACTGGGGGCTTTCTCGTCCAGGGGGGAGTCGAATCGATGTGGATGGCGCGGCCACTAATCCCGGTCAAACGTTTTTTGACCCTGTCGCAGATGAGCTGGTGTACCGGGATCGCGGTGGTCTGGCCGTCGATCTCGCCGGGGACCGTAACCCGGCCTCTTCCTTCGCCTTCGGCTATCTGTCGGGGGATATCCTGCTCGACCTGGAGCTGCGGGCGCTGGAGAGCGAGGGCAAGAGCCAGACCATCTCCCAGCCGCGGGTGATCACCGCCAACCAGAGCACGGCGGTGATCAAGCAGGGCACCGAGATCCCCTATCAGGAGGCTGCTTCCAGCGGGGCCACCAACATCGAGTTCAAGGAGGCCGTGCTGTCCCTGGAGGTGACGCCGCAGATCACCCCGGACAACCGGATCATCATGGACCTGGTGATCAACAACGACACCGTGGGCGAACTGTTCGGCGGCGTGCCCTCCATCGACACCAACGAGATCACCACCCAGGTGCTGGTGGACAACGGCCAGACCGTGGTGCTGGGCGGGATTCTCACCACCGAGCAGGTGCGCAGCCTGTTCAAGACGCCGTTCCTGGGCGACCTGCCGGTGCTCGGAAACCTCTTCCGGCATACCGAGAACACGAATGATAAGGTAGAGTTGCTGGTATTCATCACGCCCCGAATACTGGATGACAACCTGGCGATTCGCTGA
- the aroK gene encoding shikimate kinase AroK — MPALPNLILIGPMGAGKSTIGRLLAAELSREFLDSDHEIQARCGADIPWIFDVEGEAGFRDRETQMIRELARLENVVIATGGGAVLREENRRVLRDCGTVVYLYTTVEQQLRRTAKDRNRPLLQRDDREQVLREMFVKRDPLYRATADIIVRTDRRGPRAVVNEIVRRVQRLIDPLQCKA, encoded by the coding sequence ATGCCGGCACTACCCAACCTGATATTGATCGGTCCCATGGGGGCTGGAAAGAGCACCATCGGCCGCCTCCTGGCGGCCGAGCTGTCGCGTGAGTTCCTCGACAGCGACCACGAGATCCAGGCCCGCTGCGGCGCCGACATCCCGTGGATCTTCGACGTGGAGGGCGAGGCGGGCTTCCGCGACCGCGAGACGCAGATGATCCGCGAGCTGGCCCGGCTCGAGAACGTGGTCATCGCCACCGGTGGCGGTGCCGTGCTGCGCGAGGAGAATCGGCGTGTGCTGCGCGACTGCGGCACCGTCGTCTACCTCTACACCACCGTGGAACAGCAACTGCGGCGGACCGCCAAGGATCGCAACCGTCCGCTGCTGCAGCGCGATGACCGCGAGCAGGTGCTGCGCGAGATGTTCGTCAAGCGGGACCCGCTGTACCGGGCCACGGCCGACATCATCGTGCGAACCGACCGCCGCGGCCCCCGGGCCGTGGTCAACGAGATCGTGCGCCGCGTCCAGCGGTTGATCGACCCCCTCCAGTGCAAGGCCTGA
- the aroB gene encoding 3-dehydroquinate synthase yields the protein MTQPDDALSTLRVALGERSYPIHIGPGLLGDPRWLGPHLAGRQVMVVTNETVAPLYLSRLRQGLDDDLDVRELVLPDGEATKTLASVERIWDALLEAGFNRRCTLVALGGGVIGDMVGFAAACYQRGVAFLQVPTTLLSQVDSSVGGKTGVNHPRGKNMIGAFWQPRAVLIDTDTLTTLPSRELSAGLAEVIKYGLIRDAGFLEWLEAHMAALRGLDATALTRAIERSCSLKAEIVAEDETEQGVRALLNLGHTFGHAIETHQGYGRWLHGEAVGTGMLMAAELSQRLGWLDASDVARTRAILAAADLPLAAPADMTPEDFLAIMRLDKKNLDDRLRLILLKRLGEACVHDQTPAGRLASLLEAFPRR from the coding sequence ATGACACAACCGGACGATGCCCTGAGCACCCTGCGGGTGGCCCTGGGCGAGCGCAGCTATCCCATCCACATCGGCCCGGGGCTGCTGGGTGATCCCCGCTGGCTGGGGCCCCACCTGGCCGGTCGGCAGGTGATGGTGGTGACCAACGAGACCGTGGCGCCCCTCTACCTGTCGCGCTTGAGGCAGGGTCTCGACGACGACCTCGATGTGCGCGAGCTGGTGCTGCCGGACGGTGAGGCCACCAAGACCCTGGCCAGCGTCGAGCGCATCTGGGATGCCCTGCTCGAGGCGGGCTTCAACCGCCGCTGCACCCTGGTGGCCCTGGGCGGCGGCGTGATCGGTGACATGGTCGGCTTCGCCGCGGCCTGCTACCAGCGCGGCGTGGCCTTCCTCCAGGTGCCGACCACCCTGCTGTCCCAGGTGGACTCCTCGGTGGGCGGCAAGACCGGGGTCAACCATCCGCGGGGCAAGAACATGATCGGCGCCTTCTGGCAGCCCCGGGCGGTGCTGATCGATACCGACACCCTGACGACGCTGCCGTCCCGGGAGCTGTCCGCCGGCCTCGCCGAGGTGATCAAGTATGGCCTGATCCGCGACGCGGGCTTCCTGGAGTGGCTGGAAGCACACATGGCGGCACTGCGCGGGCTCGACGCCACGGCCTTGACCCGAGCGATCGAGCGCAGCTGCAGCCTCAAGGCCGAGATCGTCGCCGAGGACGAGACCGAGCAGGGGGTGAGGGCGCTGCTCAACCTGGGTCACACCTTCGGCCACGCCATCGAGACGCACCAGGGCTATGGACGCTGGCTGCACGGCGAGGCCGTCGGCACCGGCATGCTGATGGCCGCCGAGCTCTCGCAGCGGCTGGGGTGGCTCGATGCGTCGGACGTGGCGCGGACCCGGGCGATCCTCGCGGCGGCGGACCTGCCCCTGGCGGCACCCGCCGACATGACCCCGGAGGACTTCCTGGCGATCATGCGCCTCGACAAGAAGAACCTCGACGACCGGCTGCGGCTGATCCTGCTCAAGCGCCTGGGCGAGGCCTGTGTCCACGACCAGACCCCTGCCGGGCGCCTGGCCTCCCTGCTCGAGGCCTTTCCCCGCCGTTGA
- the gltB gene encoding glutamate synthase large subunit has product MNRGLHQPGEFRDNCGFGLIAHMEGQASHDLLQTAIESLTCMTHRGGIAADGKTGDGCGLLLKMPDGFMREIAKESLGVELGERFAVGTIFLPDDDAREARGREVLEKQVEAHGLTVLGWREVPVDASVCGPMALDCLPRIRQLFVEPGEAASDTFDVDLFMARRRAEQAMRDDEDFYVCSLSAEVVSYKGLVMPVDLPAFYRDLGDARLETAICVFHQRFSTNTAPRWPLAQPFRLLAHNGEINTIEANRGWANSRKENFVNERLPDIAELDEIVNTTGSDSSSMDNMLEVLLTGGMDLHRAVRMMVPPAWQNVEIMDGDLRAFYEYNSMHVEPWDGPAGVVMTDGRQALCMLDRNGLRPARWVITRNGYITLASEIGTYDYRPEDVVAKGRVGPGQILAVDTETGEVLHTADIDERLKSAYPYKRWLKQEANYLESALTELARFQNMDAEALAVQQKMFQVSFEERDQVLRPLAESGQEAVGSMGDDTPMAVLSGKHRLLTDYFRQKFAQVTNPAIDPLREAIVMSLEACIGAERNVFKATPEHAHRIILTTPVLSPRKFTALVTHEDPAFASHTLTLGYDPESVGLKAALQALCREAEQAAHDGKVILVLSDAELRKGQLPIHAALAVGAVHHHLGRLALRPRVNIVVETGYARDAHQMAVLFGVGATAVYPWLAYQVMADMHRTGELVGNPADARENYRKGLQKGLFKILSKMGISTLASYRGSQLFEAVGLASEVMELCFTGMASRIEGTGFAELQLQQELLAKDAWKPRKSISHGGLMKYVHGHEYHAYNPDVVKALQEAVQEGDYAKWKTFAALVNDRDPATIRDLLRLKPAETALPLSEVEPVESLLPRFDSAGMSLGALSPEAHEALAQAMNEAGGRSNSGEGGEDPVRYGTIRSSKIKQIASGRFGVTPAYLANAEVLQIKVAQGAKPGEGGQLPGGKVNELIARLRYSVPGVTLISPPPHHDIYSIEDLAQLIFDLKQVNPDAQVSVKLVSEPGIGTIATGVAKAYADLITVSGYDGGTAASPLTSIKHAGSPWELGLPEVHQALRINGLRDKIRLQTDGGLKTGLDVIKAAILGAESFGFGTAPMVALGCKYLRICHLNNCATGVATQHQYLRDEHFRGTVDMVKHYFRFIAEEVRELMALLGVRQLTDLIGRTDLLEAIEGVTPSQRRLDLSPLMTNDFVPAEAPQFCRVSRNVPHDPGAKNQEVLEALKAAIEDRSGGEFEFAITNCDRSVGALASGVIAKRYGEAGLEEAPVTARFRGVAGQSFGVWNARGLNLYLEGDANDYVGKGMNGGKVVIVPPRESRFESHKTAIVGNTCLYGATGGKLFAAGTAGERFGVRNSGAHAVIEGAGDHCCEYMTGGLITVLGETGVNFGAGMTGGFAYVLDEDRTFVDKYNHELVEIHRINTEAMEAHRRHLREVIEEFVAETGSQRGRDILEDFSDFVRHFWLVKPKAASLASLLEESRRRPE; this is encoded by the coding sequence ATGAACAGAGGTCTTCACCAACCCGGCGAGTTTCGTGACAACTGCGGGTTCGGCCTGATCGCCCACATGGAGGGGCAGGCCAGCCACGATCTGCTGCAGACCGCCATCGAATCGCTGACCTGCATGACCCACCGCGGCGGTATCGCCGCCGACGGCAAGACGGGCGACGGCTGCGGCCTGCTGCTGAAGATGCCCGACGGCTTCATGCGCGAGATCGCCAAGGAGTCTCTCGGGGTCGAGCTCGGCGAGCGCTTCGCCGTGGGCACCATCTTCCTGCCCGACGACGATGCCCGGGAAGCCCGGGGGCGCGAGGTCCTGGAGAAGCAGGTCGAGGCCCATGGCCTGACGGTGCTGGGCTGGCGCGAGGTGCCGGTGGATGCCAGCGTCTGCGGTCCCATGGCGCTGGACTGCCTGCCGCGGATCCGCCAGCTGTTCGTCGAGCCCGGTGAAGCGGCAAGCGACACCTTCGATGTCGACCTGTTCATGGCGCGCCGCCGGGCCGAGCAGGCCATGCGCGATGACGAGGACTTCTACGTCTGCTCGCTGTCTGCCGAGGTCGTCTCCTACAAGGGGCTGGTGATGCCGGTGGACCTGCCGGCCTTCTACCGGGACCTGGGCGATGCACGCCTGGAAACCGCGATCTGCGTCTTCCACCAGCGCTTCTCCACCAATACCGCGCCGCGCTGGCCGCTGGCTCAGCCGTTCCGCCTGCTGGCCCACAACGGCGAGATCAACACCATCGAGGCCAACCGTGGCTGGGCGAACTCCCGCAAGGAGAACTTCGTCAACGAACGGCTGCCCGACATCGCCGAGCTCGACGAGATCGTCAACACCACCGGCTCCGACTCCTCGAGCATGGACAACATGCTGGAAGTCCTGCTCACCGGCGGCATGGACCTGCATCGCGCGGTGCGCATGATGGTGCCGCCGGCCTGGCAGAACGTCGAGATCATGGACGGCGACCTGCGGGCCTTCTACGAGTACAACTCCATGCACGTGGAGCCGTGGGACGGCCCGGCCGGGGTGGTCATGACCGATGGCCGCCAGGCGCTGTGCATGCTCGACCGCAACGGCCTGCGTCCGGCGCGCTGGGTGATCACCAGGAACGGCTACATCACCCTGGCCTCCGAGATCGGCACCTACGACTATCGGCCCGAGGACGTGGTCGCCAAGGGGCGGGTCGGCCCCGGCCAGATCCTGGCCGTGGACACCGAGACCGGCGAGGTGCTGCACACCGCCGACATCGACGAGCGGCTCAAGTCCGCCTACCCGTACAAGCGCTGGCTCAAGCAGGAAGCCAACTACCTCGAGTCGGCGCTCACCGAGCTGGCGCGTTTCCAGAACATGGATGCCGAGGCGCTGGCCGTGCAGCAGAAGATGTTCCAGGTCAGCTTCGAGGAGCGCGACCAGGTGCTGCGGCCGCTGGCCGAGAGCGGCCAGGAGGCGGTGGGCTCGATGGGCGACGACACGCCCATGGCGGTGCTCTCCGGCAAGCATCGGCTGCTGACCGACTACTTCCGCCAGAAGTTCGCCCAGGTCACCAACCCGGCCATCGATCCGCTGCGCGAGGCGATCGTGATGTCGCTGGAGGCCTGTATCGGTGCCGAGCGCAACGTCTTCAAGGCGACCCCGGAGCATGCCCATCGCATCATCCTGACCACGCCGGTGCTGTCGCCGCGCAAGTTCACCGCCCTGGTCACCCACGAGGACCCGGCCTTCGCCAGCCACACCCTGACGCTGGGCTACGACCCCGAATCGGTCGGCCTCAAGGCCGCCCTCCAGGCGCTGTGTCGTGAGGCCGAGCAGGCCGCCCACGACGGCAAGGTGATCCTGGTGCTCTCCGACGCCGAGCTTCGGAAGGGCCAACTGCCGATCCATGCCGCCCTGGCCGTGGGGGCCGTGCACCATCACCTGGGGCGCCTGGCCCTGCGCCCGCGGGTCAACATCGTGGTGGAGACCGGCTATGCCCGCGACGCCCACCAGATGGCGGTACTGTTCGGCGTGGGCGCCACCGCGGTCTATCCCTGGCTGGCCTACCAGGTCATGGCCGACATGCACCGCACAGGCGAACTGGTCGGCAATCCGGCCGATGCCCGGGAGAACTACCGCAAGGGGCTGCAGAAGGGGCTGTTCAAGATCCTCTCCAAGATGGGCATCTCGACGCTCGCCTCCTACCGCGGCTCGCAGCTGTTCGAGGCCGTGGGGCTGGCCTCCGAGGTCATGGAGCTGTGCTTCACCGGCATGGCCTCGCGCATCGAGGGCACCGGGTTCGCCGAGCTGCAGCTGCAGCAGGAGCTGCTGGCCAAGGACGCCTGGAAGCCGCGCAAGAGCATCTCCCATGGCGGCCTGATGAAATACGTGCACGGCCACGAGTACCACGCCTACAACCCGGATGTGGTCAAGGCCCTGCAGGAGGCCGTGCAGGAGGGCGACTACGCCAAGTGGAAGACGTTCGCGGCGCTGGTCAACGACCGTGACCCGGCCACCATCCGCGACCTGCTCAGGCTCAAGCCGGCCGAGACGGCACTGCCGCTTTCCGAGGTGGAGCCGGTGGAGAGCCTGCTGCCGCGCTTCGACAGCGCCGGCATGTCGCTGGGCGCGCTGTCGCCGGAGGCCCACGAGGCCCTGGCCCAGGCCATGAACGAGGCCGGCGGGCGCTCGAACTCCGGCGAGGGCGGCGAGGACCCGGTCCGCTACGGCACCATCCGCAGCTCCAAGATCAAGCAGATCGCCTCCGGCCGCTTCGGCGTCACCCCGGCCTACCTGGCCAACGCCGAGGTGCTGCAGATCAAGGTGGCCCAGGGCGCCAAGCCCGGCGAGGGCGGCCAGCTACCCGGCGGCAAGGTCAACGAGCTGATCGCCCGGCTGCGCTACTCGGTGCCCGGCGTGACCCTGATCTCGCCGCCGCCGCACCACGACATCTATTCCATCGAGGACCTGGCCCAGCTGATCTTCGACCTCAAGCAGGTCAACCCGGACGCCCAGGTCTCGGTGAAGCTGGTCTCCGAGCCCGGCATCGGCACCATCGCCACCGGCGTGGCCAAGGCCTATGCCGACCTGATCACCGTCTCGGGCTATGACGGCGGCACCGCGGCCAGCCCGCTGACCTCGATCAAGCATGCCGGCAGCCCCTGGGAGCTGGGCCTGCCCGAGGTCCACCAGGCGCTGCGCATCAACGGCCTGCGCGACAAGATCCGCCTGCAGACCGACGGCGGCCTGAAGACCGGCCTCGACGTGATCAAGGCGGCGATCCTCGGCGCCGAGAGCTTCGGCTTCGGCACCGCGCCGATGGTCGCGCTGGGCTGCAAGTACCTGCGCATCTGCCACCTCAACAACTGCGCCACCGGCGTGGCCACCCAGCACCAGTACCTGCGCGACGAGCATTTCCGCGGCACCGTGGACATGGTCAAGCACTACTTCCGCTTCATCGCCGAGGAGGTGCGCGAGCTGATGGCCCTGCTGGGTGTGCGCCAGCTCACCGACCTGATCGGGCGCACCGACCTGCTCGAGGCGATCGAGGGGGTGACGCCCTCCCAGCGCAGGCTCGACCTGTCGCCGCTGATGACCAACGACTTCGTGCCGGCCGAGGCGCCGCAGTTCTGCCGCGTCAGCCGCAACGTGCCGCATGACCCGGGTGCCAAGAACCAGGAGGTGCTCGAGGCGCTCAAGGCGGCCATCGAGGACAGGTCAGGCGGCGAGTTCGAGTTCGCCATCACCAACTGCGACCGCTCCGTCGGCGCCCTGGCCTCCGGCGTGATCGCCAAGCGCTACGGCGAGGCGGGCCTCGAGGAGGCGCCGGTCACCGCCCGCTTCCGCGGCGTGGCCGGCCAGAGCTTCGGTGTGTGGAACGCCCGTGGCCTGAACCTCTACCTGGAAGGCGATGCCAACGACTACGTCGGCAAGGGCATGAACGGCGGCAAGGTGGTGATCGTGCCGCCCCGCGAGAGTCGCTTCGAGAGCCACAAGACGGCGATCGTCGGCAACACCTGCCTGTACGGCGCCACCGGCGGCAAGCTGTTCGCCGCGGGGACCGCCGGTGAGCGCTTCGGGGTGCGCAACTCCGGTGCCCATGCGGTGATCGAGGGGGCCGGGGATCACTGCTGCGAGTACATGACCGGCGGCCTGATCACGGTGCTTGGCGAGACCGGCGTCAACTTCGGCGCGGGCATGACCGGCGGCTTCGCCTACGTGCTCGATGAGGACCGCACCTTCGTCGACAAGTACAACCATGAACTGGTGGAGATCCACCGCATCAACACCGAGGCCATGGAGGCCCATCGGCGACACCTGAGGGAGGTGATCGAGGAGTTCGTCGCGGAGACCGGCTCGCAGCGCGGCCGCGACATCCTCGAGGACTTCAGCGACTTCGTCCGCCACTTCTGGCTGGTGAAGCCCAAGGCGGCGAGCCTCGCCAGCCTGCTGGAAGAATCCCGTCGGCGTCCCGAGTAA